The following are from one region of the Hypanus sabinus isolate sHypSab1 chromosome 14, sHypSab1.hap1, whole genome shotgun sequence genome:
- the LOC132404572 gene encoding zinc finger protein 239-like gives MAHQRVHTGERPFTCSICGKEFTRSSDLLVHKSVHTGERPFTCSDCGKGFSQSSQLKVHQRVHTGERPFTCSDCGKGFTRSSNLLVHQRVHTGERPFTCSDCGKGFRHLATLQAHRSVHTGKWPFTCSDCRKGFTRLASLQAHQSVHTGEWPFSCSDCGKGFTRSSDLLAHLSVHTGERPFTCSNCRKGFTRSSQLKVHQSVHTGEWPFTCSDCGKGFTCSSELKVHQRVHTGKWPFTCSDCRKGFTRLASLQAHQSVHTGEWPFTCSVCGKGFTQSSHLLTHRSVHTGEWPFTCSDCGKGFTWSSQLQRHQ, from the coding sequence atggctcaccagcgagttcacactggggagaggccgttcacctgctcgatctgtgggaaggaattcactcggtcatctgacctactggtacacaagtcagttcacactggggagaggccgttcacctgttcagactgtgggaagggattcagtcagtcatcccaactgaaggtacatcagcgtgttcacacaggggagaggccattcacctgctcagattgtgggaagggattcacccggtcatccaacctactggtacaccagcgagttcacactggagagaggccattcacctgctcagactgtgggaaaggattcagacATTTAGCTACCCTACAAGCACaccggtcagttcacactgggaagtggccgttcacttgtTCAGACTGCAGGAAGGGATTCACACGGTTAGCTagcctacaagcacaccagtcagttcacaccggggagtggccattcagctgctcagactgtgggaagggcttcactcggtcatctgacctactggcacacctgtcagttcacactggggagaggccattcacctgctccaactgcaggaagggattcactcggtcatcccaactgaaggttcaccagtcagttcacactggggagtggccgttcacctgctcagactgtgggaagggattcacttgctcatccgaactgaaggtacatcagcgagttcacactgggaagtggccgttcacttgtTCAGACTGCAGGAAGGGATTCACACGGTTAGCTagcctacaagcacaccagtcagttcacaccggggagtggccgttcacctgctcagtctgtgggaagggattcactcagtcatcccacctactgacacaccggtcagttcacactggggagtggccgttcacctgctcagactgtgggaagggattcacttggtcatctcaactacagagacaccagtga